The stretch of DNA GCGTTNNGCTGGCTATCAAGACGTTTCCGGCTGGCTAGCAGCACGCTAATCGCCGCCCATACCCCGGCACTCAGTGGTTGCAGCAGCGCGGCAACGTCTTTGCCCAGATTTCCTTTGGGAACGGCCGTAATGTGGATTCAATCGGGTTTCCCGGTCCCTGCACNGACCGAGGATTTGGATCTGTAGGATCGGGCGCCTTCGGCCGCAGCGAGGATCTGGCCGGTGGCATTTCCTTTGATCCATGCGATCGCTCGGTCCANCCCTCCCGTGGCGACAGGAAAGACATGGCAGCCGTCATTNNTGGCACCAGAGGGGCTGTTGATGATGACGTAGGTGTGCGTGCGGGCGTGTGTGTCCATACCAATTGCGTACTGGTATTNTTCTGCGACCATAGTCGCGGGGTTATCCTTCACAGTTAATTCACGACACGGGTGGTGCCAATCCGGAAGAAGATCTTGGAAGGCATTTCTCCAGCCAGATACACATCTTAACGGTGCGGTCGGCCCTTTATCAAGCCATGTCAATGGGCTGAGATGGTGCCGATCCACCACAACGGACGAGTCACCACAAAGACGCGGGCACCAGCAACGGCAAAAGTGAGATGAGTCAGATTTTGCTGGATGCGCACCATTTTGCCAGCGGGTACCGGACCCGCCAAGATCAAGTAGAGGAGTATGAATTCATCAACGGCTACGCAGCGGCGGCCCCAAGGTGCCGCCAGTGCTGAAGATGAGCCACTGGTTGTGGGTCTCTGACTCGGGTTTCTACCATTGGTCTTCACGCCTGATCTCTGTCACAACAGCCCTCAGAACGACCTTCTCGGCTTGTGCGCGGTATTCTTCGAGGAACCCGAGGGAAATTCCGGGTACCTCCAGTTCCATGCCTATCGTCAGGACTAGAAAACCGAATGCTCCGCGGTACTCGTGGGCTAAGACATGTGGGGCGAAGACCTAGTTCGGTGCCAGCCACGACCCTTCAGAGCCACGCCGATCCCCAATGCAGAAGCGACCGCCAACACGTCAGAGCTGGTCCGCAGNGGCTTCACCGCAGAGCGGCCGGCCTTAAATTCACCGGCATAGGGCATCACGTATATGCATATACTGCATGGCATCATCTACCTGACCAAAGTCATCGACTACTATTCCAAGAAGGTCGTCGGTTGGGCAATCGAGCATCATATGCGCGCCGAGCTCGCGGAAGGAGCCCTGAGCCATACCGCTGACACGCCCAGAATTGAGCCGAACGTGATCTGCCACTCGAACCCTGGGAGCTTTTATACCTCGGCCGCGATTAGGGCCTTGGGTAGCAGTCACTGAACGCACTCCTTTATGGCGGAAATCGGAGTCTTNTGGGAAACAACCAAGAGCGAAGCTTTTGGCCCTGAAAACGAGTGCGTGTACCGCACAGCCTATGCCACGCAGGAACGCACCCTCTGGGACGTCATCCGTGACATCAATACNTTCTACAACGTACACAGACGCCATACTGCACCAAATTGCTGGCAGCCGAATGAAGTCCATGGAAATTGTCAGCAGCCAGCCACTGCAGCGTAGATAAGCCAGTAATCCACAGTCCAATAAATCCTAAGCAACCCAAGACCAACACGACGCTCAACCCCGCCGTCCTACTCTCATAATCAATGTAATGCAGCGGCCACCCTCCACTTAGCTATCTCAATACCGTTACCCAAATGCTTCACGCGGCAAACCATCACCCGAACACAACAGTGATGCCTTCAAGAAGCAATGGGTTAACATCCTCACATCATGGACCGAAGTCAATGGGAACTGGATATCCAGACCCGCCCCAAGCCGTTATTTCTGACTTTCCACCGTCTGCTCAGCCTGAATGTTTCACGTGAAACTCAGCGTTTAGTCCATGGTGGGCAGCCGTTTCTTCTGTTGCTCATTGGCAGCACTGGGATTTGCACCCTTACCTCACGAAGGCCACTGTCACCACCAGCAATTGATTGCGTAGGCTCACCCCAGGTTCCCCATTGCTGAACTTGAACCCTGGGATAGGTACGGCGTTACTGCGATCCCTTGCGGGTGGCAGTGACAAAATATCGAACTGCGCTGTGCCTCACGTGAGTATTGTCTTGCGAAAAGGCAGCAACCCTACCCCAGGGCCCGTCTAGGACCTAGAGCTATCAAGTAGGATCGAAGGCAAGAATTTGAAGCGGATATCCCAACTCTAGCTACCGTGAGGAGTCATATGTTCCACTCCCTGGCCTTTAGCTTCCAACCGCATACTTCGGAGCTGAACTGTGTCACCACAACCAGGCAGGCACTCATTCAATCATCGTGACACAGAAATATTTGAGCGTTGCGGAGCGAAAGAATGAAACAGACAAGTATCCTTGGTCCCTATCCTGAACACTTCTGGCTTCTTTCAGCTAAGCCGATGTTTCCCTCGCAGGGCCTAATCAGAGCCAATAAACGATCATACATATGCACTCACGTCTGCTCATCCTCATCTAGCCGGTACAGAGTTCCAATTGAGAGTTGCGCGCATCAAATGGCAGGTATGGAATGAAGGATTGAATCCTCGTCCGACAAGTTGCACTCACTGTGGCTGCAGGCAAGCTCTCAGTGCATCATAGCGATCAGTATTTGACGGTGGCTCTTAGTGTCCAATTTCGCTCGCCCACCTATCTGGAAAACCCATTTGGGTACGGTTGCGCCATCGTTGACAGAAGTGATTCCTACTGGTTGTCGCACGCGGTATTTTGGATACAGGCAAGGATGGGCCTCCAGCTATTGGGTGGCCAATCTCGCTCCAGTGTCGATATCAAGCTTTGTACACAATATAGGATGTTGGGTTTGTTTCACGTGAAACGCAAACCAGAATTGGCACTCGAACCAGTGACTCACGAATGGCCCAAACTTCCGGTTCTCCACAAGTTCACAACCTACAGATATTGCCCTTAGAATCGTTCCTGGGGAACCCCACTTAATTATCAGTGGCAGTGTTTCACGTGAAACACTGCCACTTTCACCTAAAGAGACTAACTACTGCCGGGGCTAAGGACGTCCATAATTCGGTTGAGATCCTCAACTGATGCAAACTCGATACTGACTTTACCCTTACGTGCACCGAGTGAAATTTTCACATTTGTGTCCAGTCGATCGGCCAGGGATGTTGCCAAGAAATCTAAGCGTTCATGGCGCGGGCTCGGTGACTTGGAAGCCGGCTTCTGACCGTTGATAGGTGCTTGGTAAAGCTGAACGGCTTCTTCCGTTGCCCTAACCGACATTCCTTCCGCAACGATTTTCTGTGCCAGCTGCTCCATTGCCTCAGCTTCCGGCAGTGCAAGCAACGCACGGGCGTGACCAGCTGACAAGACCCNCGCGGCAACACGTCTCTGTACCACAGCGGGTAACTTCAACAAACGCAGAGTATTGGATACCTGTGGCCTCGAACGCCCAATACGGTCAGCAAGCTGCTCGTGAGTAGTGCCAAAATCTTCAAGCAGTTGCTGATATGCGGCGGCTTCTTCCAAAGGATTCAGCTGACTGCGGTGCAGGTTTTCAAGTAGTGCGTCACGGAGGAGGTTGTCGTCAGTTGTTTCGCGGACAATAACCGGAATAGTTTCCAATCCCGCGGCCTGGCTAGCTCGCCAGCGCCTTTCGCCCATGACCAATTCATAGGGCTGATCACCCTNTTCTGTGGATTTTCGTACAATAATGGGTTGAAGAACGCCGATTTCTCGAACAGAATGCACCAGTTCAGCCATATCGTCTTCATCAAAGACTGTACGTGGCTGCTTTCGGTTCGGATGTATTTTTCCAACCGGAAGCTCCATGAATGTCGCACCGGGTACATCCACAAGTTCTAGTTGTTCGCCGACCGGCGCTTTCTTGGCCGTTCGTGTGGGCGCAGCCGTAGTCTTACGCCCCTTCGGTTCGGGGAAGANAAGATCAACTGGCCGCGTTGGTAGCGAGCTTCCCATCTCATCGCCAGAAGAATTCGGGATCAACGCACCCAAACCACGACCAAGACNCCTGCGCTTGTCAGTCATTGAGACATCCTCCGTTGAATAAACCCCAGTCCCGGGGCCTGATGAACTTCATGGTAAATTGCAAAGTTTATAACTGCACTGCTTTTAGGACACGGAGCGTTCAGCCAACTCTGCCGCAGCTTCAAGGTATGACAATGCCCCTGTTGAGGAGGGATCGTATGTCATGACGGTTTGCTGGTAGCTGGGAGCCTCAGAGATTCTCACTGATCTTGGAATCAGTGCTTGTAGGACCTGTTTCGGGAAGTGTTCACGTACATCTGCTGCCACGTGGGCCGCCAGGTTTGTGCGTCCGTCATACATGGTCAGCAAGATAGTGGAAACCACAAGATCTGAGTTCAGATGCTTTTGAATCATCTCGATATTCTTCAGTAGCTGACTGAGTCCCTCAAGAGCGTAGTATTCGCACTGAATCGGGATCATGACTTCATTTGCCGCACAGAACGCATTGACCGTTAGCAGGCCAAGGCTTGGTGGGCAGTCGATGAAGATAAAGTCGAGACGGGCCTGTCCGTTTTCCGCACGAAACTTTACATACTCATCGATGGCGCGGCGAAGTCGCTGTTCCCTAGCCACCAAGGAAACTAGTTCAATTTCAGCCCNCGCTAGGTGAATTGTTGCCGGAGCGCAGAACAAGTTGTCAATGTCAGGACATTGTGCAATTACATCAGCCATTGGAAAGTCATTGATCAGGACATCGTAAATACTGTCAACATCAGCATGGTGCGGGACGCCAAGTGCTGTTGATGCATTACCCTGAGGGTCAATATCTATAACCAGGACCTGGAGCCCGGCCGACGCCAGTGCGGCCGCCACGTTGACCGTTGTTGTCGTTTTACCAACGCCACCCTNTTGGTTGGCAACCGTCAAAATTCTTGTCCTTACGGGCCGCGGAAGACTGCGTCCCANAAGACGCTCACGCCGCTTAGTCTCGCTGACAAGTTGACTTGCGATGGGGCTACTGTCGTCAAAGTCAATATCCATCGGACTTACCGCACTGGGTCCTGTTTCACGTGAAACATCACTGCCAATGGCCTGGATGGTCGAGTCAACTATTTTCGGTTGATTCGAGGCATTAGAGCGTGCCGACCCCAATGTCATGAACGGAGGGATCCGTTGCGAAGCTGCTTCGCTGCTGGTCACGCTGACACACTCTCTTTCCTGTGGCGATGGTTGCCAGCCTCTAGCCTATCGGTTCCAACCCACAGCCGTGGGGATCAGCGTTTCTTCGCAATGGAAGTGTGAATCAGCGCCTTTTACCTTCACGCGGACTACAGTGGTGGGTTCTTCCAAAACATTCTGGCCAGCAATTATAATTTCAGTCTCATAGCCACCAAGATTCCTAATGGTCTTACCGGCAGTGGCGATTTCGGCTTCAGCGCTGCGCCCCTTAATGGCTAAGAGTTCACCTTTTCCACCCAAGAGTGGGATGGTCAGCGGAGCCAGAGTCTTCAAGGCCGACACGGCGCGAGCAGTAACAACGGTACACTCGACTTTCCCAATGGCAGCTTCTGCACGGGATCGAATGATCTCAACATTTGAAAGGCCAAGATCCATCACAACCTCTTCAAGCCAAATCACACGTCGTTCTAGCGGCTCAATAAGGGTCAGATAGAGATCGGGCCGAGCAATCGCCAAGCACAGACCAGGCAGGCCAGCACCGCTGCCCACATCGGCAACCTTTGCACCATCCTCGATCAGCTCGGCAACAACGGCACAGTTCAAAACATGCCGGCTCCACAAGCGAGGAACTTCCCGCGGCCCAATCAATCCACGTTCAATCCCAGACGTTGCCAAGTGCTCAACGTAGCGCTTGGCCAGATCCAATCGATCGCCAANAATACGCTCCGCAGCTACGGCTTCTTGTGTAGTAAGTTCCACCACTATTTGTGTCCTCTAAACTTCAGGTCCCGGTCACTCCCTCAGGTAGTGACCGGGACCATTTCGAAACTTTCAATACAGTGCGCCTTAGTGCGCAGCTGTCACTACAATATGGCGCATGGCGCCTTCGCCCTCAGACTCAGATTCGAGGCCGAGTTCGGCTATAGCGTCGTGCACAATCTTGCGTTCGTAGGCGCCCATCGGCTCAAGCGCGACAGATTCACTGCCGGACTTGATTTCATGCGCGGCATCCTCGGCAATTTTGGCCAATTCCGTATTCCTGCGGTCCCGGTAGCCCGAAATATCCAGAACCAGCCGTGAACGGCTTTCAGTGGAAGACAGAACGCTCAAACGTGTCAATTCCTGCAGCGCATCTAAGACTTCACCGTCTTGACCTACCAGGTTCTGCAGGGAATTCGTTTCCTCATCGGCAACGATGGAAATGTAAGTGCGGCCATTGCGTACCTCAATGTCAATATCGCCATCGATATCGGCAATGTCCAGAAGCTCTTCAAGGTAGTCGGCGGCGATGTCGCCTTCCTCTTCCAAACGGCTGGGACCGGTGCCAGCCGGAACTGTAGNTTCCTCAGGGACAAGCTGCGTTTNTTCAGGCATTATTTCTTCTTCCTGTTCTTGCGTTGGGGCTGGCTCCGCTGGCTCTTGGGCTCAGGAATTTCTTCGATCGCTTCTTCTTCAATTTTCTTCTTTGAAGCACCCAACAGTGGCAGGCCCTTGGCCTCGCGTCGCTTCTGGTATTCCTTGTACGCGGGTGATCCGGGAGTAGGCATGCGCCGGATCACGAAGAACTGCTGTCCCATGGTCCACAGGTTGGTGGTTGTCCAGTAGATCAAAACACCAATGGGAAAGTTAACACCGCCAATACCAAAGACAAGGGGAAGCACGTACAGCATCATTTTCTGCTGCTTCATGAACGGACCCTGCATGGCCTCTTCAGACATGTNTTTGGACATGATCTGTTTCTGCGTGATGAACTGCGACGCAATCATCGCCAGGATCATCAGAATTGACAGCAGTGCAATCGCAATCGTTAGGTTCCCACCCTGGAACGAAGGCAGCAGGGCGTCCGAAAGCTGGGCGCCAAAGATCGTGGCGTTATCGAACTGCATCACCTGTTCGGCGTTCATCGCCCCAATGGTGGTACCAGTACTTGCAGCCTTCGCAACACCGGAGAGTACCTGGAACAGAGAGAAGAAGAAGGGCATCTGGATCAGCATGGGTAGGCAGGCCGAAAACGGGTTAGTACCGTGTTCCTTGTAGAGCGCCATCTGTTCCTGGCCCATTGCCTGGCGGGACAGTTGGTCAGTCTTGCCCTTGTATTTGGCCTGCAACTTCTTCATATCCGGTTGCAGTGCTTGCATTCCGCGCTGCGCCTTGATCTGTTTCACAANAACAGGAATCAAGGCGGCACGAATCACCAACACCAATCCAATGATGGACAGTGTCCACGTGACGCCCGAAACTGGATCCATTCCCAGGAAGCTCAACACATCATGGAATGCCACCATGATCCATGACACGATCCACTTGAAAGGGAACAGAATTGTATTGAAGAAGCCCATATTTCTTTCTAATCTCCTCAAGCCGCGTCGCGACTTTGCGTTTCCTGTTGCATAGCCAGAAATACATCCGGGTGATTCAGCTGGATAATCAGTGGCACGGTGGAAGGATCATCCCAGTCCGAGTCGGCTGGCATCGGAACAGGGTCCAAGCCACCGGCGCTCCAAGGATGGCAGCGTACAACTCTGCGTGCTGCCAACCAACTGCCTTTGACGGCGCCGTGAACAGTCACGGCTTCCAAAGCATAAGCCGAACATGACGGAANAAACCGGCACACCTGCCCATAAATGGGTGAGACGACGCGCCGGTACAGTTTTAAAACGATGATAAGAATGTTGCGCGGAAGATGCCATGAGAAGCGCACGACGGCGGCAAGCCACCTAGGTGTACGACGTCTGGATTGTGATGGAATCACAAAACATCTTCTCCTTTGAGACGTGAACCTTATCTACTGCAGGTGCTGGTGCCGACGAAGAAGAGTTCCCNNTCTTTCCCTGAATGCGGGAAGAAGCCGAGGAAAACGCCTTGCGATAGTCCGAGACAAGCTCACTGAAGGAGGCTGTGGCAGAAACGGGCAGAGCCCGTACTACTACATTGACTCCATAGGGATGCTCGCGAATTGTTTCGACAACAATTTCCCTCAGTCTCCNTTTAACGAGATTGCGGGTCACAGCGT from Arthrobacter polaris encodes:
- a CDS encoding ParB/RepB/Spo0J family partition protein, coding for MTDKRRXLGRGLGALIPNSSGDEMGSSLPTRPVDLXFPEPKGRKTTAAPTRTAKKAPVGEQLELVDVPGATFMELPVGKIHPNRKQPRTVFDEDDMAELVHSVREIGVLQPIIVRKSTEXGDQPYELVMGERRWRASQAAGLETIPVIVRETTDDNLLRDALLENLHRSQLNPLEEAAAYQQLLEDFGTTHEQLADRIGRSRPQVSNTLRLLKLPAVVQRRVAAXVLSAGHARALLALPEAEAMEQLAQKIVAEGMSVRATEEAVQLYQAPINGQKPASKSPSPRHERLDFLATSLADRLDTNVKISLGARKGKVSIEFASVEDLNRIMDVLSPGSS
- a CDS encoding ParA family protein, producing MTLGSARSNASNQPKIVDSTIQAIGSDVSRETGPSAVSPMDIDFDDSSPIASQLVSETKRRERLXGRSLPRPVRTRILTVANQXGGVGKTTTTVNVAAALASAGLQVLVIDIDPQGNASTALGVPHHADVDSIYDVLINDFPMADVIAQCPDIDNLFCAPATIHLAXAEIELVSLVAREQRLRRAIDEYVKFRAENGQARLDFIFIDCPPSLGLLTVNAFCAANEVMIPIQCEYYALEGLSQLLKNIEMIQKHLNSDLVVSTILLTMYDGRTNLAAHVAADVREHFPKQVLQALIPRSVRISEAPSYQQTVMTYDPSSTGALSYLEAAAELAERSVS
- the rsmG gene encoding 16S rRNA (guanine(527)-N(7))-methyltransferase RsmG: MVELTTQEAVAAERIXGDRLDLAKRYVEHLATSGIERGLIGPREVPRLWSRHVLNCAVVAELIEDGAKVADVGSGAGLPGLCLAIARPDLYLTLIEPLERRVIWLEEVVMDLGLSNVEIIRSRAEAAIGKVECTVVTARAVSALKTLAPLTIPLLGGKGELLAIKGRSAEAEIATAGKTIRNLGGYETEIIIAGQNVLEEPTTVVRVKVKGADSHFHCEETLIPTAVGWNR
- a CDS encoding R3H domain-containing nucleic acid-binding protein, yielding MPEXTQLVPEEXTVPAGTGPSRLEEEGDIAADYLEELLDIADIDGDIDIEVRNGRTYISIVADEETNSLQNLVGQDGEVLDALQELTRLSVLSSTESRSRLVLDISGYRDRRNTELAKIAEDAAHEIKSGSESVALEPMGAYERKIVHDAIAELGLESESEGEGAMRHIVVTAAH
- the yidC gene encoding membrane protein insertase YidC, with the protein product MGFFNTILFPFKWIVSWIMVAFHDVLSFLGMDPVSGVTWTLSIIGLVLVIRAALIPVXVKQIKAQRGMQALQPDMKKLQAKYKGKTDQLSRQAMGQEQMALYKEHGTNPFSACLPMLIQMPFFFSLFQVLSGVAKAASTGTTIGAMNAEQVMQFDNATIFGAQLSDALLPSFQGGNLTIAIALLSILMILAMIASQFITQKQIMSKXMSEEAMQGPFMKQQKMMLYVLPLVFGIGGVNFPIGVLIYWTTTNLWTMGQQFFVIRRMPTPGSPAYKEYQKRREAKGLPLLGASKKKIEEEAIEEIPEPKSQRSQPQRKNRKKK
- the yidD gene encoding membrane protein insertion efficiency factor YidD, with amino-acid sequence MIPSQSRRRTPRWLAAVVRFSWHLPRNILIIVLKLYRRVVSPIYGQVCRFXPSCSAYALEAVTVHGAVKGSWLAARRVVRCHPWSAGGLDPVPMPADSDWDDPSTVPLIIQLNHPDVFLAMQQETQSRDAA
- the rnpA gene encoding ribonuclease P protein component, whose protein sequence is MLATKNRMRTSANFSHTVRSGVRNGRRNLVLYMVSTSPDEPSQVGFIVAKTVGNAVTRNLVKXRLREIVVETIREHPYGVNVVVRALPVSATASFSELVSDYRKAFSSASSRIQGKXGNSSSSAPAPAVDKVHVSKEKMFCDSITIQTSYT